Proteins from a genomic interval of Acanthopagrus latus isolate v.2019 chromosome 7, fAcaLat1.1, whole genome shotgun sequence:
- the LOC119023570 gene encoding transcription factor HES-2-like: protein MTYEALPSFSPRLTVAKRKEALELRKTMKPLMEKRRRARINDSLNHLKNLILPLTGRDKTRYSKLEKADILEMTVRFLGDIPPVNTKNSYKEGYKACLQRVSALLPKTSLDQDACQRVNDFVQQSMSATVTPTCLNCCAQSSRTLPQIQQRLLSLKSSFSCRLENHRDGCCGQTRPHQAACSTALLCSVLEDTRSLLPPSGGCGY from the exons ATGACCTATGAAGCTCTCCCGTCCTTTTCTCCACGGCTGACTGTGGCCAAAAGAAAAGAGGCTCTTGAGCTCAGAAAG ACTATGAAAccactgatggaaaaaagaaGGCGCGCTCGTATCAACGACAGCCTGAACCATTTGAAAAACCTCATCCTTCCCCTCACAGGCAGAGAT AAGACTCGCTACTCCAAGCTTGAGAAAGCAGACATCCTGGAAATGACTGTGAGGTTCCTCGGCGACATTCCCCCTGTTAACACTAAAA ACAGTTACAAGGAAGGCTACAAAGCCTGCCTCCAGCGCGTCTCCGCTCTGCTTCCCAAAACGAGCCTGGATCAGGACGCGTGCCAGCGGGTCAACGACTTCGTCCAGCAGTCCATGTCCGCCACCGTCACCCCGACCTGCCTGAACTGCTGCGCTCAGAGCTCCAGGACTCTCCCTCAGATCCAACAGAGACTCCTGAGCCTCAAATCcagcttcagctgcagactggaga ACCACAGGGATGGATGTTGCGGTCAAACGCGCCCACATCAGGCCGCATGCAGTACTGCACTGCTGTGCAGCGTGCTGGAGGACACGCGGTCTCTGCTGCCCCCCTCCGGCGGGTGTGGGTACTGA